Proteins encoded in a region of the Chitinimonas sp. BJYL2 genome:
- a CDS encoding ferritin-like domain-containing protein, which produces MLYPELFSSLEKARWDMQRDIPWEQFDAALLTDEQAQTIKLNAITEWSALPATEMFLRDNRDDSDFSAFMSIWFYEEQKHALVMMEYLRRFRPDLAPSEAELHAVRFEFDPAPPLETLMLHFCGEVRLTQWYRRASEWHTEPVIKHIYKTLSQDEARHGGAYLKYMKRAIDRLGDEARHAFAKIGVLMAASSKASKPLHPTNLHVNQSLFPNDTVQSRLPDPGWLERWLDQQIHFDKEWEARVVGGILRNMSNLFDRTFETASQLNLYRKELQRQLGQAPAVLAST; this is translated from the coding sequence CACTCGAAAAAGCACGCTGGGATATGCAGCGCGATATCCCTTGGGAGCAGTTTGATGCTGCTTTACTGACTGATGAGCAGGCACAAACCATCAAGCTCAATGCCATTACCGAGTGGTCTGCCTTGCCAGCCACCGAGATGTTCCTGCGTGACAATCGGGATGACAGCGACTTTTCTGCCTTCATGTCCATCTGGTTTTATGAAGAGCAGAAACACGCCTTGGTCATGATGGAGTATTTGCGCCGCTTCCGCCCTGACCTTGCACCATCGGAAGCCGAGTTGCATGCAGTACGATTCGAGTTTGATCCGGCGCCTCCGCTGGAAACCCTGATGCTGCATTTCTGTGGCGAAGTTCGTCTGACGCAGTGGTATCGACGTGCTTCCGAGTGGCATACCGAACCGGTCATCAAGCATATCTACAAGACGCTCTCGCAAGACGAGGCACGCCACGGCGGTGCTTATCTCAAATACATGAAGCGCGCGATCGATCGCCTTGGCGACGAGGCGAGGCATGCATTTGCGAAAATCGGCGTCTTGATGGCGGCCAGCAGCAAGGCCAGCAAGCCGCTCCATCCGACGAATCTGCATGTGAACCAGTCGTTGTTCCCGAATGATACCGTTCAGAGCCGCCTCCCCGACCCTGGCTGGTTGGAGCGTTGGCTTGATCAGCAGATCCACTTCGACAAGGAGTGGGAGGCGCGTGTGGTTGGCGGCATCTTGCGCAATATGTCGAACCTGTTTGACCGTACATTTGAAACGGCCAGTCAACTTAATCTCTATCGCAAGGAACTGCAGCGCCAGCTCGGGCAGGCCCCAGCCGTGCTGGCCAGCACTTGA
- a CDS encoding adenylyltransferase/cytidyltransferase family protein, with the protein MSPYATPDFESKICPPEQLLERLNDLPRPLVFTNGCFDILHRGHVTYLAQARALGAAMVVALNTDASVRRQGKGDDRPINPLENRAAVMAALAACDLVTWFDADTPLDLILAVRPDVLVKGGDWAPDKIVGSADVLARGGSVHSIPFLFDTSTTATLKKIRAQDEASR; encoded by the coding sequence ATGAGTCCTTATGCCACGCCTGATTTTGAGTCGAAGATTTGTCCGCCAGAGCAGTTGCTCGAGCGCCTGAACGACTTGCCCCGCCCCCTCGTTTTTACCAACGGCTGTTTTGACATCCTGCATCGCGGGCATGTCACTTATCTGGCGCAAGCCCGTGCGTTGGGCGCCGCCATGGTGGTGGCATTGAATACCGATGCCTCCGTACGCAGGCAGGGCAAGGGAGACGACCGCCCGATCAATCCGCTGGAAAATCGTGCTGCAGTCATGGCAGCACTGGCAGCCTGCGATCTGGTGACCTGGTTCGACGCCGATACGCCGCTTGATCTCATCCTGGCCGTGCGCCCGGATGTGCTGGTCAAGGGGGGAGACTGGGCGCCTGACAAGATTGTGGGCAGTGCGGATGTGTTGGCGCGCGGAGGCAGCGTGCACTCCATCCCGTTCCTGTTTGATACCTCGACCACGGCAACCCTGAAGAAGATACGTGCGCAGGATGAGGCAAGTCGCTGA
- a CDS encoding mechanosensitive ion channel family protein: MSAANSTALFDFIEDFQRQGLTEPQLLWQLAVLLLGGVLAWLLAAALSPRLRKAAGDRWRAGSNGVANVLFPMCFWLGVELALAVWHSAHPLTLLRLSASLLSAWVIVRTVAHLLQQSFVQSGWVNRALRPLSALIWLVYALHITGVLPDIKQMLDGIALPLGKQHVSLLTVLNGLVSIAVTLLLAMWLGRLLEQRVMAATTVDISVRVVMTKVARTALVVLGVIVALPLVGIDLTVLSVFGGALGVGLGFGLQKIASNYVSGFIILLDGSVRIGDLVNIDGRQGIISQITSRYVVLKLGDGSEAIIPNEALITSTVLNLSHSDKLLRVVLPVQVAYGSDLERISTILVDLARAQPRVLEEPAPQALIKAFGENGIDVELAIWIADSDQGTVVLRSDLNKQIWSAFRAEGIEIPYPRRDVQFIKAPIDRDQTPAVGSSAR, translated from the coding sequence ATGAGTGCTGCCAATTCAACTGCGCTTTTTGACTTCATCGAGGATTTCCAGCGGCAAGGCCTGACTGAACCTCAGCTGTTGTGGCAGCTGGCCGTCTTGTTGCTGGGTGGCGTGCTGGCCTGGCTGTTGGCGGCAGCGCTATCTCCCAGGCTACGAAAAGCGGCGGGTGATCGCTGGCGCGCCGGCTCGAACGGTGTCGCCAACGTGCTGTTTCCGATGTGTTTCTGGCTTGGCGTTGAGTTGGCGCTGGCGGTATGGCATTCCGCTCATCCGCTGACGTTGCTGCGCTTGTCGGCCAGCCTGCTGTCTGCCTGGGTCATCGTTCGGACCGTGGCGCACTTGTTGCAGCAATCCTTCGTACAGTCTGGCTGGGTCAATCGCGCCTTGCGACCCCTCTCTGCCTTGATCTGGCTGGTCTATGCCCTGCATATCACCGGTGTACTGCCGGATATCAAGCAGATGCTGGACGGGATTGCCCTGCCCTTGGGTAAGCAACATGTTTCGCTGCTGACCGTGCTGAACGGATTGGTGTCGATTGCTGTCACCCTGCTGCTGGCAATGTGGCTGGGCCGCTTGCTGGAACAGCGTGTCATGGCGGCAACCACCGTCGATATCAGCGTGCGGGTCGTCATGACCAAGGTGGCGCGCACGGCGTTGGTTGTTCTGGGTGTGATTGTCGCGCTGCCTTTGGTGGGTATTGATCTCACCGTCCTCTCGGTATTCGGTGGTGCCTTGGGTGTCGGCTTGGGCTTCGGTTTACAGAAGATTGCCAGCAACTATGTATCCGGCTTCATCATCCTGCTCGATGGTTCGGTTCGCATCGGCGATCTGGTCAATATCGATGGCCGTCAGGGCATCATCTCGCAGATTACCTCCCGTTACGTGGTACTCAAGCTCGGTGATGGCAGCGAGGCCATCATTCCCAATGAAGCGCTGATTACGTCGACCGTGCTGAACTTGTCGCATTCGGACAAGCTCTTGCGCGTGGTCCTGCCGGTACAGGTGGCCTATGGTTCGGATCTGGAGCGCATTTCCACCATCTTGGTGGACCTTGCCCGGGCCCAGCCCAGGGTGCTTGAGGAGCCGGCGCCGCAAGCCTTGATCAAGGCATTCGGCGAGAACGGCATCGATGTCGAGCTCGCCATCTGGATTGCTGATTCGGATCAGGGAACCGTTGTGCTGCGTTCCGATCTGAACAAACAGATCTGGTCGGCATTCCGGGCTGAGGGTATCGAGATCCCCTATCCGCGCCGTGATGTGCAGTTCATCAAGGCCCCGATTGATCGGGATCAAACTCCGGCTGTCGGTTCGAGCGCGCGCTAG